From one Agathobaculum sp. NTUH-O15-33 genomic stretch:
- a CDS encoding Gfo/Idh/MocA family oxidoreductase yields MANQDRHCGVGAAGSVHAANLAFRIPGVKLASACSPVETELARAREQFGIADTYTDYDEMLQKADIDAVAIVTPSVMHFEQIAKGPHGLCDHAVLP; encoded by the coding sequence ATGGCCAATCAAGATCGGCATTGCGGGGTTGGGGCGGCTGGCAGCGTGCATGCGGCGAATCTGGCGTTTCGCATTCCCGGCGTAAAGCTCGCTTCGGCCTGCTCGCCGGTCGAAACGGAGCTTGCGCGCGCCCGCGAACAATTCGGCATAGCAGATACCTATACGGATTATGATGAAATGCTGCAAAAGGCGGATATCGACGCGGTCGCGATCGTTACGCCGAGCGTGATGCATTTTGAACAGATCGCCAAAGGGCCGCATGGCCTTTGCGACCACGCAGTCCTTCCGTGA
- a CDS encoding Gfo/Idh/MocA family protein: MKLKFGMIGGAGGGIGPVHMRGTLLDHKCELTAGCFSRHEEKNRAQAEEWGIRDLTRLYPDYRAMAAAEGARTGDDRLDFVVIVTPNDTHYEIAKAFMEQNIHIVCDKPLAFTVEEGEELARIAKERNLLFGVTYTYSGYAMIRQARELIEHGELGEITYINAEYPQEWLALALVQENSANAMWRLDPARAGESQATADIGTHIEYLVKAATGLSPERVLARFDHIPRDLKMESNTTILCQYPNNVTGLLWASQIAIGHECDIKLRVFGTKGAIEWQHQDAGRLKFTRLGGPVQYYSAASPYNYEESIRLSRTNPGHPEGLFEAFGNIYRSFCEVLLARKQGREPESFTFPTVEDGVRGLKFVHACVESDRRDSVWMPVE, from the coding sequence ATGAAACTCAAATTCGGTATGATCGGCGGCGCGGGCGGAGGGATCGGCCCGGTACATATGCGCGGCACGCTGCTGGACCACAAATGCGAACTGACGGCTGGTTGCTTTAGCCGCCATGAGGAAAAAAACCGTGCGCAGGCGGAGGAATGGGGCATACGCGATTTGACTCGCCTGTATCCCGATTACCGCGCCATGGCGGCGGCCGAGGGCGCGCGCACGGGAGACGACAGGCTCGACTTCGTCGTGATCGTCACGCCGAACGATACGCATTACGAGATCGCCAAGGCGTTTATGGAGCAGAACATCCATATCGTTTGCGACAAGCCGTTGGCCTTTACCGTGGAAGAGGGCGAGGAGCTGGCCCGGATCGCCAAGGAAAGGAACCTGCTGTTCGGCGTTACCTATACCTATTCCGGCTATGCCATGATCCGGCAGGCGCGCGAGCTGATCGAGCACGGCGAGCTGGGCGAGATCACCTATATTAACGCGGAATACCCGCAGGAGTGGCTGGCGCTCGCGCTGGTGCAGGAAAACAGCGCCAACGCGATGTGGCGGCTCGACCCCGCGCGGGCGGGCGAATCACAGGCAACGGCCGATATCGGCACCCATATCGAATATCTGGTTAAAGCGGCCACCGGCCTTTCGCCCGAGCGCGTGCTGGCGCGGTTCGACCATATTCCGCGCGACCTGAAAATGGAGAGCAACACCACCATTCTGTGCCAGTATCCTAATAATGTGACCGGCCTTCTGTGGGCTTCGCAGATCGCCATCGGGCACGAGTGTGATATCAAGCTGCGCGTGTTCGGCACCAAGGGCGCGATCGAATGGCAGCATCAGGACGCGGGACGGCTCAAGTTCACCCGCCTTGGCGGGCCGGTACAGTATTATTCGGCGGCAAGTCCGTACAACTACGAGGAATCCATTCGCCTGAGCCGCACCAATCCCGGCCATCCGGAAGGCTTGTTTGAGGCGTTCGGCAACATCTACCGTTCGTTCTGCGAGGTGCTGCTGGCCCGTAAGCAAGGCCGCGAGCCGGAAAGCTTTACCTTCCCGACGGTGGAGGACGGCGTGCGCGGGTTAAAATTCGTTCATGCCTGCGTGGAAAGCGACCGGCGGGACAGTGTCTGGATGCCGGTGGAATAA
- the iolG gene encoding inositol 2-dehydrogenase: MRKPIRVAMLGVGRIGKMHTRNILTMKEFEVVTGMDPYLTAEQEAELLEMGLPKFTRDPDEVFNDPTIDAVIISSVTETHSDLIIRAARKKMDVFCEKPIDHDVPRIREALKAVKEEGVILQIGFNHRFDLHHGSMQRMIAEGRVGDVEVLKITSRDPAPPSMKYIQESGGIFVDFMIHDFDMARFLTGSEVVEVFATGTSVCDPQISEYGDVGSGHAVLKFANGAIGILEVSRRSSFGHDQRIEALGSKGCVMDDNVYENNVRLFNETGYHGAKVPYHFPERYKEAYFDELRAFAASIENRTQPLVTGFDGLQAVLIAEAAARSFKSGKLEKVEIIDV; encoded by the coding sequence ATGAGAAAGCCAATTCGCGTTGCCATGCTTGGCGTGGGCCGTATCGGTAAAATGCATACCCGCAACATTCTTACCATGAAGGAATTTGAAGTCGTTACCGGCATGGACCCATACCTGACCGCGGAGCAGGAAGCGGAGCTTCTGGAAATGGGCCTGCCCAAGTTTACGCGCGACCCGGACGAGGTGTTTAACGATCCCACCATCGACGCGGTCATCATCAGCTCGGTCACGGAGACGCATTCCGATCTGATCATCCGCGCCGCCCGCAAAAAGATGGATGTGTTCTGCGAAAAGCCGATCGACCACGACGTGCCCCGCATCCGCGAAGCGCTGAAGGCGGTCAAGGAAGAAGGCGTGATCCTTCAGATCGGCTTTAACCACCGCTTTGATCTGCACCACGGCAGCATGCAGCGCATGATCGCCGAGGGCCGCGTGGGCGATGTAGAGGTGCTGAAGATCACCTCGCGCGATCCCGCGCCCCCGTCCATGAAGTACATTCAGGAATCCGGCGGTATCTTTGTCGATTTTATGATCCACGACTTTGATATGGCGCGCTTCCTAACCGGCAGCGAGGTGGTTGAGGTATTTGCGACCGGCACCTCGGTGTGCGATCCGCAGATCAGCGAATACGGCGACGTGGGCAGCGGCCATGCGGTGCTCAAGTTTGCAAACGGCGCCATCGGAATTCTGGAAGTCAGCCGCCGTTCGAGCTTTGGCCACGACCAGCGGATTGAAGCGCTCGGCTCCAAGGGCTGCGTAATGGATGATAACGTGTATGAGAACAACGTGCGCCTGTTCAATGAAACGGGCTATCACGGCGCTAAAGTGCCCTATCATTTCCCGGAGCGCTACAAGGAAGCGTATTTCGACGAATTACGCGCCTTTGCCGCTTCGATCGAAAACCGAACCCAGCCGCTCGTCACCGGTTTTGACGGTCTGCAGGCCGTGCTGATCGCGGAAGCCGCCGCCCGCTCCTTCAAGAGCGGCAAGCTGGAAAAGGTAGAAATCATCGACGTGTAA
- a CDS encoding threonine/serine exporter family protein, which produces MEMSYVVQVLMALIGAIGFGWLFHVPVSKLVAIGLGGALDWIAYLVAFELTGGRVFAFFVAALATAAVAEVTARVLRTPVLTLMVPMMVPLVPGGDLYYTTLALVSGDTERFTHMGSLVLKEAGVISFGIILAGCAVQAVLHILAFVRQGKKAH; this is translated from the coding sequence ATGGAGATGAGCTATGTGGTCCAAGTGCTGATGGCGCTGATCGGCGCCATTGGGTTCGGCTGGCTGTTCCACGTGCCGGTCAGCAAGCTGGTCGCGATCGGCCTTGGCGGCGCGCTCGATTGGATCGCCTATCTGGTGGCGTTTGAGCTGACCGGAGGCCGCGTGTTCGCTTTTTTTGTGGCGGCGCTGGCAACAGCCGCCGTGGCGGAAGTGACCGCACGCGTGCTTCGCACGCCCGTTTTGACACTGATGGTGCCCATGATGGTGCCGCTGGTGCCGGGCGGCGATCTGTATTACACGACGCTCGCACTGGTCAGTGGGGATACGGAGCGTTTTACGCATATGGGCAGCCTCGTCCTCAAGGAGGCGGGCGTGATCTCCTTCGGCATTATTTTAGCCGGCTGCGCCGTGCAGGCGGTGCTGCATATCCTTGCCTTTGTGCGGCAAGGAAAAAAGGCGCATTGA
- a CDS encoding threonine/serine exporter family protein, whose translation MENSEQILSCILDAGEMLLTSGAEVSRVEDTMSRMAVAYGFERADVLTITASVIVTARHKDGAVYTQTRRVTRRDTDMRRIEQVNALSREVCAAPLPLAVLRGRIAAIAAAPAGSALSQVMAYLVIAGSFAVFFGGSAWDGLAAMVCSLLLYAVMRGGARVQLQPVVLTIVASAAMCLLAVGLTQIGVGQNVDKIIIGNIMLLIPGIALVTALRDVINGDTISGLMGACEALLRALAIAGGCALVLMRFGGGA comes from the coding sequence ATGGAAAACAGCGAGCAAATTCTCAGCTGCATTCTGGACGCGGGCGAAATGCTGCTCACCTCGGGCGCCGAGGTGAGCCGTGTAGAGGACACGATGAGCCGCATGGCTGTTGCCTATGGCTTTGAACGGGCCGATGTGCTCACCATTACGGCAAGCGTGATTGTTACGGCGCGCCATAAAGACGGCGCTGTCTATACGCAGACCCGCCGCGTCACCCGACGCGATACCGACATGCGGCGGATCGAGCAGGTAAACGCCCTTTCGCGCGAGGTCTGCGCCGCGCCGCTGCCGCTGGCGGTGCTGCGGGGCCGCATCGCCGCGATTGCCGCTGCCCCGGCGGGCTCTGCACTGTCGCAGGTCATGGCGTATCTGGTTATCGCGGGCTCCTTTGCCGTGTTTTTCGGCGGCTCCGCGTGGGACGGTCTGGCGGCGATGGTTTGCAGCCTGCTGCTTTATGCCGTGATGCGGGGCGGCGCGCGGGTGCAGCTACAGCCCGTCGTGCTGACGATCGTGGCCTCCGCCGCGATGTGTCTGCTGGCGGTAGGGCTGACGCAAATCGGCGTTGGGCAAAATGTGGATAAGATCATCATTGGCAACATCATGCTGCTCATTCCCGGCATTGCGCTGGTCACGGCGCTGCGGGATGTGATAAACGGCGATACGATCAGCGGCCTGATGGGCGCGTGCGAAGCGCTGCTGCGCGCGCTGGCGATCGCGGGCGGCTGCGCCTTGGTGCTGATGCGGTTCGGAGGGGGCGCGTGA